A single window of Caldicellulosiruptor bescii DSM 6725 DNA harbors:
- a CDS encoding Gfo/Idh/MocA family protein, with protein MNIAKIGLIGISGFGSIHLRSIEQLQGKMVDLRAIVATSYEKNKEVIDRLASRGVEYYQDYRLMLENHKDLDFVAISTPIHLHAPMAIDAMERGFNVLLEKPPAVTIQDIDAIIETKRKTKRVCSVNFQNTSGKAFRKLLEYIREGRLGRIKSIIGVGRWKRDESYYQRNAWAGKLIVDGNYVLDGTINNPLAHLLNNELIIAETSEENGGVPQKVTAELYHGHKIEGEDTACVRIITKTGIEVYFYSTLCNREEESPYIIIEAEKARAYWTFANKFKIEYFDGNTEEFDGGREDLFVNMYINMVEHLFEGKQLYCPLEVTRNFVLASNGAFESSGCIYDIPDEYLEISNENGKIYTYIKNIKEIIDEAAENRKLFSEIGVPWAKQTEEFDLIDYCCFSMFKR; from the coding sequence TTGAATATTGCAAAGATTGGTCTTATTGGAATTAGTGGTTTTGGGAGTATACACTTGCGGTCAATAGAACAGCTTCAAGGGAAGATGGTTGACTTGAGAGCAATTGTTGCAACAAGCTACGAAAAAAATAAAGAAGTGATTGATAGATTGGCTTCTCGAGGTGTTGAGTATTATCAGGATTATAGATTAATGCTTGAAAATCATAAAGACTTAGATTTTGTTGCCATCTCAACGCCCATTCATTTACATGCTCCAATGGCAATTGATGCAATGGAAAGAGGTTTTAATGTCCTGCTTGAAAAGCCGCCTGCTGTGACAATTCAGGATATTGACGCTATAATTGAGACGAAGAGAAAAACAAAAAGGGTTTGTAGCGTGAACTTTCAAAACACCTCTGGTAAAGCATTTAGAAAACTTCTTGAGTATATAAGAGAAGGCAGGCTTGGCAGGATAAAATCAATTATTGGTGTTGGACGTTGGAAAAGGGATGAAAGCTATTATCAAAGAAATGCGTGGGCTGGGAAGCTAATTGTTGATGGTAACTATGTCTTGGATGGAACAATAAACAATCCTCTTGCACATCTTTTGAACAATGAATTGATTATTGCTGAGACCTCAGAAGAAAATGGAGGTGTACCTCAGAAAGTTACTGCAGAACTTTATCACGGTCATAAAATTGAAGGTGAAGACACAGCGTGTGTGAGAATCATCACAAAAACAGGAATCGAGGTCTATTTTTATTCAACGTTATGTAACAGGGAAGAAGAGTCACCCTATATCATAATAGAAGCTGAAAAAGCAAGAGCTTATTGGACATTTGCAAATAAGTTTAAGATAGAATATTTTGATGGCAATACAGAAGAGTTTGATGGTGGACGCGAAGATTTGTTTGTGAATATGTACATTAATATGGTGGAGCATCTGTTTGAAGGCAAACAACTTTACTGTCCTCTGGAAGTGACTCGCAATTTTGTTTTGGCATCCAACGGGGCTTTCGAATCGTCAGGGTGTATTTATGATATTCCAGACGAATATTTAGAGATTAGCAATGAAAATGGTAAGATATATACCTATATCAAAAATATAAAAGAAATCATAGATGAGGCAGCTGAGAATAGAAAACTATTTTCTGAAATAGGAGTACCGTGGGCGAAACAAACAGAAGAGTTTGATTTAATTGATTACTGTTGTTTTAGTATGTTTAAAAGGTAA
- a CDS encoding carbohydrate ABC transporter permease — protein sequence MRRTKTMKALLFHLLTILFGYIMLYPLLWMFFSSFKENSEIFLNAHELLPKKWLFKNYIDGWRGFAGYPFSVFFKNSFIVTIIGTVGAVISSAIVAYGFARCKFKGKGFWFGCMIITMLLPYQVVMIPQYIMFQKMGWVNTFKPLLVPAFLGQPFFIFLMIQFIRGIPNELDEAAKIDGCSKYSIFTRIILPLISPALITSAIFSFLWRWDDFLGPLLYLSKPELYTVSLGLRMFSDPTAVSNWGAAFAMATLSLVPSFIIFIFFQRYLVEGIVTTGLKG from the coding sequence GTGAGAAGAACAAAGACAATGAAAGCATTATTGTTTCATCTGCTAACAATTCTATTTGGTTACATAATGCTGTATCCACTTCTTTGGATGTTTTTCAGTTCCTTCAAAGAAAATAGTGAAATTTTTCTAAATGCGCACGAATTGCTACCCAAAAAGTGGCTTTTCAAAAATTATATTGATGGATGGAGAGGTTTTGCGGGATACCCATTTTCAGTTTTTTTTAAAAATTCATTTATTGTTACTATTATTGGTACTGTTGGTGCTGTCATTTCCTCAGCTATTGTAGCTTATGGTTTTGCAAGATGTAAGTTCAAAGGCAAAGGATTTTGGTTTGGTTGTATGATTATAACTATGCTTTTACCATATCAGGTTGTTATGATTCCGCAATACATCATGTTTCAAAAGATGGGATGGGTAAATACGTTCAAGCCTTTACTTGTTCCAGCTTTTTTGGGTCAGCCATTTTTTATCTTTTTAATGATTCAATTTATAAGAGGAATTCCAAACGAATTAGATGAAGCGGCTAAAATTGATGGTTGTAGTAAATATTCAATTTTTACAAGAATTATTTTGCCATTAATTTCTCCGGCTTTAATTACATCAGCAATCTTTTCATTTTTGTGGCGTTGGGATGACTTTTTAGGGCCTCTTTTGTACCTCAGCAAACCTGAGTTGTATACAGTATCTTTAGGGTTGAGAATGTTCTCTGACCCGACAGCAGTTTCTAACTGGGGAGCTGCCTTTGCTATGGCAACATTATCGCTCGTTCCCTCATTTATAATATTTATATTCTTCCAACGCTATCTAGTGGAAGGAATTGTTACTACAGGTTTAAAGGGTTAA
- a CDS encoding extracellular solute-binding protein has protein sequence MKRILCIGTIIIFLFSILIFPFTKPSEKAFGSSQSIKLRVAWWGSQTRHDRTQKVLELYRAKVNRKVSFVTEFGSWSGYWDKLTTQAAAKNLPDIIQMDYMYLAQYVQKGLLADLTPYTKNGILNLKDVSEASIKSGSVGGRIYAISLGTNALAIIYDPAVAQKAGVKIPEDGNWTWNDYKEIIKKVFQKTKIRADLALTADPKFLLEYYVRQQGKSLYKHDGTGLGFTQEKFVIDVFNINLELLKGGYTAKPDEVSATSTIEDSLFVKGKTWIGWTWSNMFVATANAAKRPLALALPPKGGIRPGLYLKPSQFFSIAATSKYKTEAAKVINFFTNSIEANNILLAERGVPISAKVREGIKNAVEPAVRQTFDYIALAEKNCSPIDPPDPPGGTEVGQTFKDLYDQVLYGQIKPETAAKMFMQKANQILAKNKK, from the coding sequence ATGAAAAGAATATTGTGCATTGGAACTATTATAATATTTTTATTTTCAATCCTTATATTTCCTTTTACTAAACCTTCTGAAAAGGCTTTTGGTTCTTCTCAGTCAATCAAACTCAGAGTTGCGTGGTGGGGAAGCCAAACGCGTCATGACAGAACTCAAAAGGTGCTTGAACTATACCGAGCAAAGGTTAATCGAAAAGTAAGTTTTGTAACAGAATTTGGAAGCTGGTCGGGATATTGGGATAAACTTACAACTCAAGCAGCTGCAAAGAATTTGCCTGACATTATTCAAATGGACTATATGTATTTAGCTCAATATGTTCAAAAAGGATTGTTGGCAGATTTAACACCTTACACAAAAAATGGAATATTGAATCTGAAAGATGTAAGTGAAGCAAGTATAAAAAGTGGATCAGTTGGTGGAAGGATTTATGCCATAAGTTTAGGGACTAACGCTTTAGCAATAATTTATGACCCTGCTGTGGCTCAAAAAGCAGGTGTTAAGATACCTGAAGATGGCAACTGGACCTGGAATGACTACAAAGAGATTATCAAAAAAGTTTTTCAAAAAACCAAAATCAGAGCAGACTTGGCATTAACAGCTGACCCAAAATTCTTACTTGAATACTATGTAAGGCAGCAAGGCAAAAGCTTATATAAACACGATGGAACGGGTTTGGGATTTACTCAAGAAAAATTTGTTATTGATGTATTTAATATCAATTTAGAGTTATTGAAAGGCGGATATACAGCAAAACCTGATGAAGTTTCAGCAACCTCCACAATTGAAGACAGCTTATTTGTGAAAGGCAAGACATGGATAGGATGGACATGGAGCAACATGTTTGTTGCAACAGCAAATGCTGCAAAACGCCCACTGGCATTAGCTCTTCCACCCAAGGGGGGTATAAGACCAGGGTTGTATTTAAAACCTTCTCAGTTCTTCTCTATTGCTGCAACCTCCAAATATAAAACTGAAGCAGCTAAAGTTATAAACTTCTTTACAAATAGCATAGAGGCGAATAATATTTTGCTTGCTGAAAGAGGTGTGCCTATTTCAGCAAAAGTAAGAGAAGGTATCAAGAATGCAGTCGAACCTGCAGTGAGACAGACATTTGATTATATAGCCCTCGCTGAAAAGAATTGTTCACCTATTGATCCACCAGATCCACCAGGCGGAACTGAAGTAGGGCAGACGTTTAAAGATCTTTACGACCAAGTCTTGTATGGTCAGATAAAACCTGAAACAGCGGCAAAGATGTTTATGCAAAAAGCAAATCAAATACTTGCCAAAAACAAGAAATAA
- a CDS encoding Gfo/Idh/MocA family protein — MKICIVGSSGHYVYALRGIKEDPHAQIVGISPGCEGENIERLHSQVNEMGFTPVVYSNPIRMFEDLKPDIAVINTFFYKNSELAIEAMKRGIHVYMEKPVALSIEKLEELKSVWRQTKVKLSSMLGLRYTPHFWTAYKLINENKIGRIRLIHAQKSYKLGTRPDFYKHRRTYGGTIPWVGIHAIDWIYWLSGKKFKSVFAGHSKLYNNDHGELESTAFCSFVMEDEIFATVNIDYLRPATAPTHDDDRIRIVGTRGIFEVLNGKVFLLNDTTKEISEVSLEKPPIVFLDFLNEVRGTDKCLVSSEDSFYVTFASLLARQSADEDKVIEF; from the coding sequence ATGAAAATTTGCATAGTAGGCAGTAGTGGACACTATGTATATGCTTTAAGAGGAATAAAAGAAGACCCTCATGCCCAAATTGTGGGAATCTCTCCTGGATGTGAAGGAGAGAATATTGAAAGGTTACATTCTCAAGTAAATGAAATGGGATTCACACCTGTGGTTTATAGCAATCCTATAAGGATGTTTGAAGATCTCAAACCTGACATTGCTGTGATTAATACATTTTTTTATAAAAATTCTGAGCTTGCAATTGAGGCTATGAAAAGAGGAATCCACGTATATATGGAAAAGCCTGTTGCACTATCAATAGAAAAACTTGAAGAACTAAAGAGTGTGTGGAGGCAAACAAAAGTAAAACTCTCATCAATGCTGGGATTGCGCTATACACCCCATTTTTGGACTGCTTATAAACTTATAAATGAAAACAAGATAGGTAGAATAAGACTGATACATGCCCAAAAATCTTATAAACTTGGAACTCGACCTGACTTTTATAAACATAGAAGAACATATGGCGGAACAATTCCCTGGGTTGGCATTCATGCTATTGATTGGATTTATTGGCTAAGTGGCAAGAAATTTAAATCGGTCTTTGCAGGACATTCAAAACTTTATAATAATGATCATGGTGAGCTTGAATCTACTGCTTTTTGTAGTTTTGTAATGGAAGATGAGATTTTTGCAACGGTGAACATTGACTATCTGCGTCCTGCTACTGCCCCTACTCATGATGATGATAGAATTAGAATTGTGGGAACAAGAGGAATTTTTGAAGTTTTAAATGGAAAAGTTTTCTTGCTAAATGATACCACTAAAGAGATCTCAGAAGTCTCTTTAGAAAAACCACCTATTGTGTTTTTAGATTTCTTAAATGAGGTAAGAGGTACAGATAAGTGCTTAGTTAGTAGCGAGGATAGCTTTTATGTAACCTTTGCTTCGCTTTTAGCAAGGCAGTCTGCTGATGAGGATAAGGTAATTGAATTTTAA
- a CDS encoding FAD-binding protein has protein sequence MIYKADVLVVGSGGAGLRAAIAACERAYESRKRIKVLLASKGKIGSCGTTALAYSDRMAFHVTLPTTEPKGEDNWKYHAKDIYEIGGLVSDYDLAEILAKNSADAYFYLDSLGVPFVKENGVPAQFVTDGSIYARACFTGPDTAVQIEKALIRKLGEMKDIEVLEDVMISDLIVVNNKVCGAIAFKGNQNIIILAKAIVLATGGAGSIYKSNVFPPRMTGDGYAMALRAGALLVNMEFIQIGLSSPKTKLACSGSIMRCVPRFVNEKGEEFLLNYPIAYNDVFEKGATWPISYEHKTCLIDIAVFREIARGGKVFLDFTQNPKGFEFKHLREDLKQRYYSEVKNLTNKRSTPYERLCEINPQTVEWFLKRGIDLRNQMLEIAPSIQHFQGGVKIRENANTAISGLYACGECAGGQHGANRPGGNALLDTQVFGKIAGESSFEFASNTSIDEESAISEANRLFESYKIYIAEDGIDLENAISELNRVMDLYASVVRHQDGLQKALMKIEELKTRKIKPVEYEYLLELKNMLLCAEAVVKSCILRDESRGPHLMFENYSDLWPKPRDERYNIYHVCKLNKETNQVEVFPMEPVKPETLGGKVK, from the coding sequence GTGATATACAAAGCAGATGTGCTGGTAGTAGGTAGTGGCGGAGCAGGTTTGAGAGCTGCAATTGCAGCGTGTGAAAGAGCATATGAGAGCCGAAAAAGAATAAAAGTTTTGCTGGCAAGTAAAGGAAAAATAGGAAGTTGTGGTACTACAGCTCTTGCATACTCTGATAGAATGGCATTCCATGTCACACTTCCCACAACAGAGCCTAAAGGTGAAGATAACTGGAAATATCATGCAAAAGATATCTATGAGATTGGCGGACTTGTTTCTGATTATGACTTGGCTGAGATTTTAGCAAAAAACTCAGCCGATGCTTATTTTTACTTAGATAGTCTCGGTGTTCCGTTTGTAAAAGAAAATGGCGTACCTGCTCAATTTGTGACAGACGGTTCTATATATGCGCGTGCATGTTTTACAGGACCTGATACTGCTGTTCAAATAGAAAAGGCTTTGATTCGAAAGCTTGGTGAGATGAAGGATATTGAAGTTTTAGAAGATGTGATGATAAGTGATTTGATTGTTGTGAATAACAAAGTTTGCGGAGCAATTGCTTTTAAAGGGAATCAAAATATCATAATACTTGCAAAAGCCATTGTTTTAGCAACAGGTGGGGCAGGAAGTATTTATAAAAGCAATGTGTTTCCACCACGCATGACAGGTGATGGGTATGCAATGGCACTTCGTGCAGGGGCTTTGCTTGTGAATATGGAGTTTATTCAAATAGGTCTTTCATCCCCCAAAACAAAACTTGCGTGTTCAGGAAGTATAATGAGATGTGTCCCCAGGTTTGTAAATGAAAAAGGAGAAGAATTTTTATTAAATTATCCTATCGCGTACAATGATGTATTTGAAAAAGGTGCAACGTGGCCAATAAGCTACGAGCACAAGACATGTTTGATAGACATTGCAGTGTTCAGAGAGATTGCCCGTGGGGGTAAAGTGTTTTTAGACTTTACTCAAAATCCAAAAGGTTTTGAATTTAAACACCTAAGAGAAGACTTAAAACAAAGATATTACTCAGAAGTTAAAAATCTTACAAATAAAAGATCTACTCCATACGAAAGACTTTGTGAAATAAATCCTCAGACAGTTGAGTGGTTTTTGAAAAGAGGAATTGACCTTAGAAACCAAATGTTAGAAATTGCGCCATCAATTCAGCATTTCCAGGGTGGTGTAAAAATTAGAGAAAATGCAAATACAGCAATTAGTGGCTTGTATGCCTGTGGCGAGTGTGCAGGCGGACAGCATGGAGCAAACAGACCAGGCGGAAATGCACTTTTGGATACTCAGGTTTTTGGTAAGATAGCAGGGGAAAGTAGCTTTGAATTTGCCTCAAACACTTCGATTGATGAAGAATCTGCAATTTCTGAAGCAAACCGCCTGTTTGAAAGCTATAAAATCTATATAGCTGAAGATGGCATTGATTTGGAGAATGCTATATCAGAACTAAATAGGGTTATGGATTTGTACGCAAGTGTTGTGAGACATCAGGATGGACTTCAAAAAGCACTTATGAAAATTGAGGAGTTGAAAACAAGAAAAATCAAGCCTGTTGAGTATGAATATCTTTTAGAGCTAAAAAACATGCTTTTGTGTGCAGAGGCAGTGGTAAAAAGTTGCATTTTAAGAGATGAAAGCAGAGGACCGCACTTGATGTTCGAAAATTACAGCGATTTGTGGCCAAAGCCAAGAGATGAAAGATACAACATATATCACGTATGCAAGCTAAACAAAGAGACAAATCAAGTTGAAGTCTTTCCTATGGAACCAGTAAAACCCGAAACCTTAGGGGGCAAAGTAAAATGA
- a CDS encoding carbohydrate ABC transporter permease: MSNINRKKSFRELLMSSENVAGYVFISPWLIGFFVFTLIPIAATFYLSFTQYDLLSSPKFVGLQNYVQMFKEDPLFWKSMSVTFFYVFVTVPLKLAFALLLALWLSYKSRLTPFYRAVYYVPSMMGGSVAVAVLWQRLFTSDGVINSILKLFGIQSETSWIGNPRTAIWTLILLAVWQFGSPMLIFLAGLKQIPESYYEAAIIDGANSWQKFVKITLPMLTPIIFFNLIMQMIGSFMTFTQGFIITNGGPVNSTLFYAIYLYRRAFQFYDMGYSCAMSWVMLIIIGILTAFIFKSSTFWVYYESKEGE; encoded by the coding sequence ATGTCGAATATTAATCGAAAAAAGTCTTTCAGAGAACTTTTGATGAGTTCAGAAAATGTTGCTGGTTATGTTTTTATATCTCCCTGGCTTATTGGCTTTTTTGTGTTCACTTTGATTCCTATTGCAGCAACCTTTTATTTGTCTTTTACTCAATATGATTTATTATCATCTCCTAAATTTGTAGGATTACAAAATTATGTACAAATGTTTAAAGAAGATCCGTTATTTTGGAAATCAATGTCAGTAACTTTTTTCTATGTGTTTGTAACTGTGCCATTAAAGCTGGCTTTTGCATTGCTTCTTGCCCTTTGGCTTTCTTACAAAAGCAGACTAACACCATTTTACAGGGCTGTATACTATGTTCCTTCTATGATGGGTGGCAGTGTGGCTGTGGCAGTGCTTTGGCAAAGACTTTTTACAAGTGATGGTGTTATAAATTCAATATTGAAACTATTTGGAATTCAAAGTGAGACTTCATGGATAGGAAATCCAAGAACTGCTATATGGACGTTGATATTACTTGCGGTTTGGCAATTTGGTTCGCCGATGTTGATATTTTTAGCAGGTTTAAAGCAAATACCAGAAAGCTATTATGAAGCAGCTATTATTGATGGAGCAAATAGCTGGCAAAAGTTTGTTAAAATAACCTTGCCGATGCTCACACCAATAATATTTTTCAACTTGATTATGCAGATGATAGGAAGCTTTATGACTTTTACTCAAGGATTCATTATTACAAATGGCGGCCCTGTGAACAGCACACTCTTTTACGCTATTTACCTCTACAGAAGAGCATTCCAATTTTATGACATGGGCTACAGCTGTGCTATGTCGTGGGTAATGCTTATTATCATTGGAATACTCACAGCTTTTATATTCAAATCATCTACATTTTGGGTATATTATGAGTCCAAGGAAGGTGAATAA
- a CDS encoding SGNH/GDSL hydrolase family protein, whose translation MMRIVEKIRQKNENYHSGPIPTIAFLGDSITHGCFEVIEGTKRTLEVVCDFEAVYHNQFKKILSMMFPFAQINIVNAGISGDTAQGGLQRLERDVLRFNPDLVVVCYGLNDSNKGKEYLNEYLDGLAGIFIELKKHDIEVIFLTPNMKNTYISPAIKSLPLIEMAKLNMESQINGTLDLYMDSAKELCKKEKVVVCDCYEKWKKLYHSGVDTTNLLSNFINHPNRPMHKLFAWSLFETIMF comes from the coding sequence ATGATGCGAATTGTAGAAAAAATTAGACAAAAAAATGAAAATTATCACTCCGGTCCAATACCTACAATTGCCTTTTTGGGTGACAGTATAACCCACGGTTGTTTTGAGGTCATTGAAGGAACAAAAAGAACATTAGAAGTTGTGTGCGATTTTGAAGCTGTCTATCATAATCAATTTAAAAAAATCTTATCAATGATGTTTCCATTTGCTCAAATTAATATTGTCAATGCAGGCATAAGTGGTGATACAGCACAGGGCGGCTTACAAAGACTTGAAAGAGATGTTTTAAGATTTAACCCAGACCTTGTGGTAGTTTGTTATGGATTAAATGATAGTAACAAAGGAAAAGAGTATTTGAATGAATATTTAGATGGTTTAGCAGGGATATTTATAGAACTTAAAAAACACGATATTGAAGTAATTTTTTTAACTCCCAATATGAAAAATACTTATATTTCACCAGCTATAAAGAGCTTGCCTTTGATTGAGATGGCAAAATTAAATATGGAAAGTCAAATCAATGGAACGTTAGATCTTTACATGGATTCAGCTAAGGAGCTTTGCAAAAAGGAAAAGGTTGTAGTTTGTGATTGTTATGAAAAATGGAAAAAGCTTTATCACAGTGGCGTTGACACAACAAATCTTCTTTCAAATTTTATAAATCACCCCAATCGCCCGATGCATAAGCTCTTTGCATGGTCATTATTTGAGACAATTATGTTTTAA
- a CDS encoding zinc-binding dehydrogenase, giving the protein MKAYAMVLEEFNKPLKAKEFELIKPSDGELLVKIEAAGVCGSDVHMFRGNDPRTKLPMILGHEGVGRVYAISGQWRDINGEKIQEGDLIIWDRGVVCGRCYFCAVKKESYLCPHRWTYGISVSCAEPPHLRGCYSEYIYLHKDTKVIKIKENVDPEILVSASCSGATCAHAFDIVSPDFGDSVLIQGPGPIGLYAIIFAKLRGARNIIVIGGTKERLKMCEEFGATHVLDRNSTTACQRQEIIMDITNGRGVDLAIEAVGHPSAVSEGIKLVRNGGSYLSLGFGDPNGSVTLDCYYDIVRKNLRYQGVWVSDTKHLYMAVNVVLQNRELFKKMITNVYKLTDATKALEDMENKNTIKSVLKP; this is encoded by the coding sequence ATGAAAGCTTATGCAATGGTATTAGAAGAATTTAACAAGCCGTTAAAAGCAAAAGAGTTTGAACTAATCAAGCCTTCTGATGGTGAACTTCTTGTTAAAATTGAAGCGGCGGGTGTTTGTGGATCTGATGTGCATATGTTCAGAGGTAATGACCCGCGTACAAAACTTCCCATGATTTTAGGGCATGAAGGTGTTGGACGTGTGTATGCTATTTCAGGTCAGTGGCGTGATATAAATGGCGAGAAAATTCAAGAGGGAGATTTGATAATTTGGGACAGGGGTGTTGTGTGTGGTAGGTGCTACTTTTGTGCTGTCAAAAAAGAAAGCTATCTGTGTCCGCACAGATGGACATATGGGATAAGCGTTAGCTGCGCAGAGCCTCCGCATTTGAGAGGCTGCTATTCGGAGTACATTTATCTTCACAAAGATACGAAAGTGATAAAAATAAAAGAGAATGTTGATCCAGAAATTTTAGTATCTGCCTCATGTTCTGGTGCAACGTGTGCTCATGCTTTTGACATTGTTTCACCTGATTTTGGTGACAGTGTCCTAATTCAAGGGCCAGGTCCTATAGGGCTTTATGCAATCATTTTTGCAAAACTTAGAGGAGCACGAAATATAATTGTGATTGGTGGCACAAAAGAAAGACTTAAAATGTGTGAAGAATTTGGGGCAACGCATGTGCTTGATAGAAATTCAACTACAGCTTGCCAAAGACAGGAAATAATAATGGATATCACAAATGGGCGTGGAGTCGATTTGGCAATTGAAGCTGTGGGACATCCATCAGCAGTAAGTGAGGGAATAAAACTTGTTCGAAATGGTGGAAGCTACTTATCACTTGGTTTTGGTGACCCAAACGGCAGCGTTACACTCGATTGTTACTATGATATTGTGAGAAAAAATTTAAGATATCAAGGGGTATGGGTCAGCGATACAAAACATTTATATATGGCAGTGAATGTTGTGCTCCAGAACAGGGAACTTTTCAAAAAGATGATTACAAATGTTTATAAGTTGACTGATGCGACAAAAGCTCTTGAGGATATGGAAAACAAAAATACAATAAAATCTGTTCTAAAGCCTTGA